A genomic region of Bosea sp. 124 contains the following coding sequences:
- a CDS encoding ATP-dependent RecD-like DNA helicase, which produces MTWSPQQDAALSAVARWLQAGEPQLFRMFGYAGTGKTTLARHIAEAVDGDVAFAAFTGKAALVLRNKGCVGAQTIHSLIYRSRGVDEESPTFVLNRESTAAKAKLIIIDECSMVDEDLGRDLLSFGTPVLVLGDPAQLPPVKGGGFFTESEPDIMLTEVHRQAADNPIVRMSMTVREGGRLDIGDYGPSRVIRRSEVDPELVMSADQVLVGMNKTRRNYNARMRQLMGRTETVPVAGEKLVCLRNDKSKGLLNGGSWIVQELKTSKKGLVTMRVTPEDDPGGKPVKVSVLPNFFDGTEDEIPWELRKHTDEFTFGYALTVHKAQGSQWNDIVLFDESFAFREHRARWLYTGLTRAAETITVVV; this is translated from the coding sequence ATGACTTGGTCGCCGCAACAGGATGCCGCGCTCAGTGCCGTCGCGCGCTGGCTGCAGGCGGGCGAGCCGCAGCTCTTCCGGATGTTCGGCTATGCCGGCACCGGCAAGACCACGCTGGCGCGCCATATCGCCGAGGCCGTCGACGGTGACGTCGCCTTTGCCGCCTTCACCGGCAAGGCCGCGCTCGTGCTGCGCAATAAAGGCTGCGTCGGCGCCCAGACCATCCATTCGCTGATCTACCGCTCGCGCGGCGTCGATGAGGAGAGCCCGACCTTCGTGCTCAACCGCGAGAGCACCGCCGCCAAAGCCAAGCTGATCATCATCGACGAATGCTCGATGGTCGACGAGGATCTCGGCCGCGACCTGCTCTCCTTCGGCACGCCTGTGCTGGTTCTCGGCGATCCGGCGCAGCTTCCGCCGGTCAAGGGCGGCGGCTTCTTCACCGAATCCGAGCCCGACATCATGCTGACCGAGGTCCATCGGCAGGCGGCGGACAACCCGATCGTGCGGATGTCGATGACGGTGCGCGAGGGCGGGCGGCTCGATATCGGCGATTATGGCCCCAGCCGGGTGATCCGCCGCAGCGAGGTCGATCCGGAGCTGGTGATGAGCGCCGATCAGGTGCTGGTCGGCATGAACAAGACGCGGCGCAACTACAATGCCCGGATGCGGCAGCTCATGGGCCGGACCGAGACGGTTCCGGTCGCGGGCGAGAAGCTGGTCTGTCTGCGCAACGACAAGAGCAAGGGCCTGCTCAATGGCGGCTCATGGATCGTGCAGGAGCTGAAGACCTCGAAGAAGGGGCTCGTCACCATGCGGGTGACGCCTGAAGACGATCCCGGCGGCAAGCCGGTCAAGGTGTCGGTGCTGCCGAATTTCTTCGACGGGACCGAGGATGAAATCCCCTGGGAGCTGCGCAAGCACACCGATGAGTTCACCTTCGGCTACGCCTTGACCGTCCACAAGGCGCAGGGCTCGCAATGGAACGACATCGTGCTGTTCGACGAGAGCTTCGCCTTCCGCGAGCACCGCGCACGCTGGCTGTATACCGGGCTGACCCGGGCGGCCGAGACGATCACGGTGGTGGTGTAG
- a CDS encoding RraA family protein → MSELAGLFDLETLKTRLYSAVLSDVLDQLGAPNQALKPFVRPLDEASILCGFARTGLYMKRYHFPEGHNPYALEMDLIDSLEPGEIAVLGCDGPTDRIAPWGELLTTASMVRGAAGCLTDGLVRDVRRIKELKFPLFHGGIGPLDTKGRAEMMAMDEPIEVAGARVEPGDFIFGDADGVVVVPKRLAVEAVTLALSKIEAEDTTRDELLAGASLRSVFERHGVL, encoded by the coding sequence ATGTCGGAACTCGCGGGACTATTCGATCTGGAGACGCTGAAGACGAGACTCTACTCGGCGGTGCTCTCGGATGTGCTGGACCAGCTCGGGGCGCCGAACCAGGCGTTGAAGCCCTTCGTGCGGCCGCTCGACGAGGCATCGATCCTGTGTGGCTTCGCCCGTACGGGCCTCTACATGAAGCGCTATCACTTTCCGGAAGGCCATAATCCCTACGCCCTCGAAATGGACCTGATCGACAGTCTCGAGCCGGGCGAGATCGCCGTTCTGGGTTGCGACGGACCGACGGACCGGATCGCTCCTTGGGGGGAACTCCTGACCACGGCCTCGATGGTGCGCGGCGCGGCGGGCTGCCTGACGGACGGGCTGGTGCGCGACGTGCGCCGCATCAAGGAGCTGAAGTTTCCGCTCTTCCATGGCGGCATCGGCCCGCTCGACACCAAGGGGCGGGCCGAGATGATGGCGATGGACGAACCGATCGAGGTCGCAGGCGCGCGGGTCGAGCCGGGCGATTTCATCTTCGGTGACGCCGATGGCGTTGTCGTGGTGCCGAAGCGCCTCGCCGTTGAGGCGGTCACGCTCGCGCTGAGCAAGATCGAGGCCGAGGACACAACGCGCGACGAGCTGCTGGCGGGCGCGAGCCTGCGCTCGGTATTCGAGCGCCACGGGGTTCTGTAG
- a CDS encoding SDR family NAD(P)-dependent oxidoreductase: MAKEFTGKRVIVMGGSRGIGRSIALGFAAGGASVSICARGAGPLEATRREIEALGVTAHAARVDLADAAAIEAYVPEAVEALGGLDVLVNNASGFGHSDDEEGWAASLNVDMMAVVRGSHAAIPHMNPGSSIVNVSSISALRASSRSAPYGAIKAAVMHYTASQAKMLSRKGIRVNGVAPGSIEFPGGTWEDRRTSNPELYRSTLASIAFGRMGKPEEVAEVVLFLASDKASWVTAQTIVVDGGQLVGP; the protein is encoded by the coding sequence ATGGCCAAGGAATTCACCGGGAAGCGCGTGATCGTGATGGGCGGGAGCCGTGGCATCGGACGCTCCATCGCGCTCGGCTTCGCCGCAGGCGGAGCATCCGTTTCGATTTGCGCCCGGGGCGCGGGACCGCTCGAAGCGACGCGCCGGGAGATCGAGGCACTCGGCGTTACGGCACATGCGGCCCGCGTCGACCTCGCCGACGCGGCTGCGATCGAGGCTTATGTGCCTGAGGCTGTCGAGGCTCTCGGTGGGCTGGACGTCCTCGTCAACAACGCCTCCGGCTTCGGCCATTCGGACGACGAGGAGGGCTGGGCGGCCTCGCTCAACGTCGACATGATGGCTGTCGTTCGTGGCAGCCATGCTGCGATCCCCCACATGAATCCGGGTTCGTCGATCGTCAACGTGTCGTCGATCTCGGCCCTGCGGGCGTCGTCGCGCTCGGCGCCCTACGGCGCGATCAAGGCGGCCGTGATGCATTACACGGCGAGCCAGGCGAAAATGCTGTCGCGGAAGGGCATCCGGGTGAATGGCGTCGCCCCCGGTTCGATCGAGTTTCCCGGTGGCACTTGGGAAGACCGAAGGACCTCGAATCCTGAACTCTATCGGTCGACGCTGGCCAGCATCGCCTTCGGCCGGATGGGCAAACCGGAGGAGGTCGCCGAGGTCGTGCTCTTCCTCGCTTCCGACAAGGCGAGTTGGGTCACGGCGCAAACCATCGTGGTT
- a CDS encoding SDR family oxidoreductase encodes MPQTWIITGANRGIGLAITMELLRRGDHVVAAARNPWGGALAELAAEHPAALMPLELDVTSDASVAAAKAALDGRPIDVLLNNAGVYGPRDRQSAFAMDFDAWRDVFEVNVYAPLRIAQAFLPNVEAGAGRKIATISSRMGSIGSNPSGNITYRSSKAAVNMTMVLFGNAVRERGVTQLLFHPGWVRTDMGGGGADIAPSESAAGLIATIDASGMGETNSFRTWQGETIPW; translated from the coding sequence ATGCCCCAGACCTGGATCATCACCGGCGCCAATCGCGGCATCGGGCTTGCCATCACGATGGAACTGCTGCGCCGGGGCGACCATGTCGTCGCGGCGGCGCGCAATCCCTGGGGAGGCGCATTGGCGGAACTGGCGGCTGAGCACCCGGCCGCGCTGATGCCGCTCGAACTCGACGTGACCTCCGACGCAAGCGTCGCCGCCGCGAAGGCTGCGCTCGACGGTCGGCCGATCGATGTGCTGCTGAACAATGCCGGGGTCTATGGTCCGCGCGACCGTCAATCGGCGTTCGCGATGGATTTCGACGCCTGGCGTGACGTCTTCGAGGTCAATGTCTACGCGCCGCTGCGGATCGCGCAGGCCTTCTTGCCGAATGTCGAGGCCGGCGCCGGCCGCAAGATCGCGACGATCTCGAGCCGGATGGGCTCGATCGGCAGCAACCCCTCTGGCAACATCACCTATCGCTCGTCCAAGGCCGCCGTGAACATGACGATGGTCCTGTTCGGCAACGCGGTCCGCGAGCGCGGTGTCACGCAGTTGCTGTTCCATCCCGGCTGGGTGCGCACCGACATGGGCGGCGGCGGCGCCGACATCGCGCCGTCCGAGAGCGCGGCCGGTCTGATCGCGACGATCGACGCGTCCGGCATGGGAGAGACCAACAGCTTCCGCACCTGGCAGGGCGAGACGATCCCCTGGTGA
- a CDS encoding methyl-accepting chemotaxis protein codes for MTMRRLGLTAKITLLFAVLSLAAGLGLVSAVRGLDSVHRIDREALAKLELANSAALLTNRVTHASLLSRFEEGGSAEEIQAALDQLDTAVELVDAARANLISSLPGEMLEANPTLDPGIRTFMSFQRDIVEIGRRVSTRAALVEAGADAARQNVRQIIATTSTMRDDLGRMAEDATRRAAGLADEVKRRTIVIALLLPLAGGMVAFLVLGAHLTRPLRDLMAVIASVSSSDTLVDVPHQGRADEIGQLARTVRTLSEVRATLVTREAEADLEQQNRQARTQELARIADEFERRLGALLQEIAGSSEILRVALQDSAVRVHQVSKSAETAASSVNGAGADAQRSTEAALRLEQVIGQINAEVRRVSVMATAATEEAAGTTALVDRLTENATQIRDVVGIIEAIARQTNLLALNATIEAARAGVHGRGFAVVAGEVKELAGQTAAATAQIVARISLVNEALSHAAEAVSAIAASVGAVEQTSAEISTMVGSHTELLGALGETVSRISDVTGTAAGAMSEIAVANAQSVSQADMGAASARALDARIGTLQSEALAFVRRLRAA; via the coding sequence ATGACGATGCGCAGACTGGGATTGACGGCGAAGATCACCCTGCTGTTCGCGGTTCTGAGTCTGGCCGCCGGTCTGGGTCTGGTCAGCGCAGTGCGCGGGCTTGATTCAGTGCATCGCATCGACCGGGAGGCGCTGGCCAAGCTCGAACTGGCCAATAGCGCCGCCTTGCTGACGAACCGGGTGACCCATGCCTCGCTGCTCAGCCGCTTCGAGGAAGGCGGCAGCGCCGAGGAGATCCAGGCTGCGCTCGATCAGTTGGACACTGCGGTCGAGTTGGTCGACGCGGCGCGCGCCAACCTGATCTCGTCGCTGCCGGGCGAGATGCTGGAGGCGAACCCGACCCTCGATCCCGGCATCAGGACCTTCATGTCCTTCCAGCGCGACATCGTCGAGATCGGCCGCCGCGTTTCCACCCGGGCCGCGCTGGTCGAGGCCGGTGCGGACGCCGCGCGCCAGAACGTGCGCCAGATCATCGCGACGACATCCACCATGCGCGACGATCTCGGGCGCATGGCGGAGGATGCGACCAGGCGGGCGGCCGGACTGGCCGATGAGGTGAAACGGCGGACGATCGTGATCGCGCTCTTGCTGCCTCTGGCAGGCGGCATGGTCGCATTCCTGGTGCTCGGGGCGCATCTGACCCGGCCGCTGCGCGATCTGATGGCGGTGATAGCCAGCGTGAGTTCGTCGGATACGCTGGTCGACGTGCCGCATCAGGGCCGAGCCGATGAAATTGGACAGCTCGCCAGGACGGTCCGGACGCTCAGCGAGGTGCGGGCGACCTTGGTGACGCGCGAGGCCGAGGCCGACCTCGAGCAACAGAACCGGCAGGCGCGGACGCAGGAACTGGCGCGCATCGCCGACGAATTCGAGCGGCGGCTCGGCGCTTTGCTGCAGGAGATCGCCGGTTCGAGCGAGATTCTGCGGGTGGCGTTGCAGGATTCGGCGGTGAGGGTCCATCAGGTCTCGAAGAGTGCCGAGACGGCGGCCTCGTCGGTGAATGGCGCCGGGGCGGACGCGCAGCGCAGCACCGAGGCCGCCCTGCGGCTGGAGCAGGTGATCGGGCAGATCAACGCCGAGGTCCGCAGGGTCTCCGTAATGGCGACGGCGGCGACGGAGGAGGCGGCCGGCACCACGGCGCTCGTCGACCGCCTGACCGAGAACGCCACGCAGATCCGCGACGTCGTCGGGATCATCGAAGCGATTGCGCGCCAGACCAACCTGCTGGCGCTGAACGCCACGATCGAGGCGGCGCGTGCCGGCGTCCATGGCCGCGGCTTCGCCGTGGTCGCGGGCGAGGTCAAGGAACTGGCAGGGCAGACTGCGGCGGCGACGGCCCAGATCGTCGCCCGGATCTCGCTCGTCAACGAGGCGCTTTCGCATGCCGCCGAGGCGGTCTCGGCGATCGCGGCCAGCGTCGGGGCCGTCGAGCAGACCAGCGCCGAGATATCGACCATGGTCGGCTCTCACACCGAATTACTCGGCGCGCTCGGCGAGACGGTTTCGCGCATCTCCGATGTCACCGGAACGGCCGCCGGCGCCATGTCCGAGATCGCCGTCGCCAACGCCCAGAGCGTCAGCCAGGCCGATATGGGCGCGGCCAGTGCACGGGCGCTCGACGCGCGCATCGGCACGTTGCAGAGCGAGGCCCTCGCTTTCGTCCGCCGTTTGCGTGCCGCCTGA
- a CDS encoding hydantoinase B/oxoprolinase family protein, which produces MSSSRWDFWIDRGGTFTDVIGRDPAGKLHARKLLSENPGAYRDAAVQGIRDHLGLKTGEPIPVATVGEVRMGTTVATNALLERKGDRTLLVTTKGFRDALRIGYQARPDIFAKEIIKPEQLYDAVVEVDERVLADGAVESVPDEVAIRADLQAHYDAGFRAVAIVFMHAYRYPAHEQVAGRIAREIGFPQVSVSHEVSPLIKLVGRGDTAVVDAYLSPILGRYVAQVSEELDIARTGARLMFMMSSGGLTAAELFQGKDAILSGPAGGVVGLAETGRSAGFDKVIGFDMGGTSTDVAHFDGEYERAFETEVAGVRMRAPMMLIHTVAAGGGSILHYDGARFRVGPDSAGANPGPAAYRRGGPLAVTDANVMVGKLIPAWFPPIFGESRDQRLDVETVRLKFAALAAEVGDGRSPEEVADGFIQIAVANMAEAIKKISVQRGYDITRYALNSFGGAGGQHACLVADALGIKTVLLHPFSGLLSAYGMGLAEIRSTRTAALDAALDERAPAAIAPVADRLAAETRAELTGQGVPDGEIAVLTRAHIRYAGTDTAIAIAAGSAAAMRDAFQAAHKARFGFMDETKALVVEAVEVEAIGGGAKFEEASAPEQAGVPAVAERTRLFSKGQWHEAAVVRREAISPGQQVVGPAIIIEANQTVVVEDGWSARLTAKDHLVLVRAKALVQNAAIGTKADPVMLEIFNNLFMSIAEQMGVTLQNTAYSVNIKERLDFSCAVFDQTAALVANAPHMPVHLGSMDKSVETVIKNNAAIAPGDVYCLNAPYNGGTHLPDITVCTPVFDAGKETILFWVASRGHHADVGGVAPGSMSPLATHIEEEGVYIDNFKIVDRGRFCENELIALLKGARYPVRNVVQNVNDLKAQIAANEKGVAELRKMIASFGLDVVQAYMGHVQDNAAESVARLLTRLHDSEFTYPMDQGCAIKVKITIDRDRREATVDFTGTSPQREDNFNAPAPVTRAAVLYVFRVMVDDAIPMNAGCLRPIRIIIPDGSMLSPRYPAAVVAGNVEVSQAVTNTLFGALEAMSASQGTMNNLTFGNDEYQYYETICSGSPAGPGFNGTSGVHVHMTNSRLTDPEILETRFPVVLEDFQIRAGSGGKGQWHAGDGTSRTIRFRKTMDCAILASHRKVRPFGVKGGEAGQVGRTLVRRLSGVVEELKPSDQTLLQAGEAVTVITPTAGGYGTPKG; this is translated from the coding sequence ATGTCGTCGTCGCGTTGGGACTTCTGGATCGACCGGGGCGGGACCTTCACCGATGTGATCGGCAGGGATCCTGCAGGCAAACTTCACGCCAGAAAGCTGCTCTCGGAGAATCCGGGCGCCTATCGCGATGCGGCGGTGCAGGGAATCCGCGATCATCTCGGCCTGAAGACGGGCGAGCCGATCCCGGTCGCTACGGTCGGCGAGGTTCGCATGGGCACGACGGTTGCGACCAATGCGCTGCTGGAGCGCAAGGGCGACCGGACGTTGCTGGTGACGACGAAGGGTTTTCGCGACGCGCTGCGCATCGGCTACCAGGCAAGGCCCGACATCTTCGCCAAGGAGATCATCAAGCCGGAGCAGCTTTATGATGCCGTCGTCGAGGTCGACGAGCGCGTGCTGGCCGATGGCGCGGTCGAGTCCGTGCCCGACGAGGTCGCGATCCGGGCCGATCTGCAGGCGCACTACGACGCCGGCTTCCGGGCCGTCGCCATCGTCTTCATGCATGCCTACCGCTACCCTGCCCATGAGCAGGTCGCAGGCCGCATCGCCCGCGAGATCGGCTTCCCGCAGGTTTCCGTGAGCCATGAGGTGTCGCCGCTGATCAAGTTGGTCGGGCGAGGCGACACGGCGGTGGTCGATGCCTATCTCTCGCCGATCCTCGGGCGCTATGTCGCGCAGGTCTCGGAGGAACTCGACATCGCCCGCACCGGCGCGCGGCTGATGTTCATGATGTCGTCGGGCGGTCTCACCGCCGCCGAGCTGTTTCAGGGCAAGGACGCCATTCTCTCCGGCCCGGCCGGCGGCGTCGTCGGGCTCGCCGAGACCGGGCGCTCGGCCGGGTTCGACAAGGTCATCGGCTTCGACATGGGCGGGACCTCGACCGATGTCGCCCATTTCGACGGCGAGTATGAGCGCGCCTTCGAGACCGAGGTCGCGGGCGTGCGGATGCGCGCGCCGATGATGCTGATCCATACGGTTGCGGCCGGTGGCGGGTCCATTTTGCATTATGACGGCGCGCGCTTCCGTGTCGGGCCGGATTCGGCCGGCGCCAATCCCGGCCCTGCCGCCTATCGCCGGGGCGGACCGCTCGCTGTGACCGATGCCAACGTCATGGTCGGCAAGCTGATCCCGGCCTGGTTTCCGCCGATCTTCGGCGAGAGCCGCGACCAGCGGCTCGATGTCGAGACGGTTCGGCTGAAATTCGCGGCGCTCGCGGCCGAGGTCGGCGACGGGCGTTCGCCTGAGGAGGTCGCCGATGGTTTCATCCAGATCGCCGTCGCCAACATGGCCGAAGCGATCAAGAAGATATCCGTCCAGCGCGGCTACGACATCACGCGCTATGCGCTGAATTCGTTCGGCGGCGCCGGCGGGCAGCATGCCTGTCTCGTGGCCGATGCCCTGGGCATCAAGACGGTGCTGCTGCACCCGTTCTCAGGCTTGCTCTCGGCCTATGGCATGGGGCTGGCTGAAATCCGCTCGACGCGGACGGCGGCGCTCGATGCCGCCCTGGACGAGCGGGCGCCGGCCGCCATCGCGCCCGTGGCCGACCGGCTCGCGGCCGAGACCCGCGCCGAACTGACCGGGCAGGGCGTGCCCGATGGCGAGATCGCGGTCCTGACCCGCGCCCATATCCGCTACGCGGGCACGGATACCGCCATCGCGATTGCGGCGGGCAGCGCTGCGGCGATGCGCGATGCCTTCCAGGCCGCGCATAAGGCGCGCTTCGGCTTCATGGACGAGACCAAGGCGCTCGTGGTCGAGGCGGTCGAGGTCGAGGCCATCGGCGGCGGGGCGAAGTTCGAGGAGGCGTCCGCGCCGGAGCAGGCCGGAGTGCCGGCCGTCGCGGAGCGGACGCGCCTGTTCTCGAAGGGCCAGTGGCACGAGGCTGCGGTGGTGCGGCGCGAGGCGATCTCGCCCGGCCAGCAGGTCGTGGGGCCGGCGATCATCATCGAGGCGAACCAGACCGTCGTGGTCGAGGATGGCTGGTCGGCCAGGCTGACGGCGAAGGACCACCTCGTGCTGGTCAGGGCGAAGGCGCTGGTCCAGAACGCTGCGATCGGGACGAAGGCCGATCCGGTGATGCTGGAGATCTTCAACAACCTGTTCATGTCGATCGCCGAACAGATGGGCGTGACGCTGCAGAACACGGCCTATTCGGTCAACATCAAGGAGCGGCTCGACTTCTCCTGCGCTGTCTTCGACCAGACGGCGGCGCTGGTGGCGAATGCGCCGCATATGCCAGTGCATCTCGGCTCGATGGACAAATCGGTCGAAACCGTCATCAAGAACAATGCGGCGATCGCGCCGGGCGATGTCTACTGCCTGAACGCGCCCTATAATGGCGGGACGCATCTGCCTGATATCACGGTCTGCACGCCGGTCTTCGACGCGGGCAAAGAGACGATCCTGTTCTGGGTCGCCAGCCGCGGCCATCATGCCGATGTCGGCGGCGTCGCGCCGGGCTCGATGTCGCCGCTGGCGACGCATATCGAGGAGGAAGGCGTCTATATCGACAACTTTAAGATCGTCGATCGGGGTCGTTTTTGCGAGAACGAACTCATCGCGCTGCTGAAAGGCGCACGCTATCCCGTCCGCAACGTCGTGCAGAACGTCAACGACCTGAAGGCCCAGATCGCCGCCAACGAGAAGGGCGTCGCCGAACTCAGGAAGATGATCGCCTCCTTCGGGCTCGACGTGGTCCAAGCCTATATGGGCCATGTCCAGGACAATGCCGCCGAGAGCGTCGCAAGGCTGCTGACGAGGCTGCACGATTCCGAATTCACCTATCCGATGGATCAGGGCTGCGCGATCAAGGTGAAGATCACTATCGACCGCGACAGGCGCGAGGCGACGGTCGACTTCACCGGCACCTCGCCGCAGCGCGAGGACAATTTCAACGCGCCGGCCCCGGTGACGCGGGCGGCCGTGCTCTACGTCTTCCGGGTGATGGTCGACGACGCGATCCCGATGAATGCCGGCTGCTTGCGGCCGATCAGGATCATCATCCCCGATGGCTCGATGCTCAGCCCCCGCTACCCGGCAGCCGTCGTCGCGGGGAATGTCGAGGTCTCGCAGGCGGTGACGAACACGCTGTTCGGCGCACTCGAGGCGATGTCGGCCTCGCAGGGCACGATGAACAACCTGACCTTCGGCAATGACGAGTACCAGTACTACGAGACGATCTGCTCGGGCTCGCCGGCGGGGCCGGGCTTCAACGGCACCTCGGGCGTGCATGTCCACATGACCAACTCCCGCCTGACCGACCCGGAAATCCTGGAGACGCGCTTTCCCGTGGTGCTGGAGGATTTCCAAATCCGCGCCGGTTCGGGCGGCAAGGGGCAGTGGCATGCCGGCGACGGCACCAGCCGCACCATCCGCTTCCGGAAGACGATGGACTGCGCGATCCTCGCCTCGCATCGCAAGGTCCGGCCCTTCGGCGTCAAGGGCGGCGAGGCGGGACAGGTCGGCAGGACGCTGGTCAGGCGGCTTTCGGGCGTGGTCGAGGAATTGAAACCCTCCGACCAGACGCTGCTTCAGGCCGGCGAGGCGGTGACGGTGATTACGCCTACGGCGGGAGGGTATGGCACGCCAAAAGGGTGA
- a CDS encoding methyltransferase domain-containing protein: MAERQIQFNDGASYEQMMGKWSRLAGDIVLDWLAPEPGLRWVDIGCGNGASTQMIYDRCSPSALKGIDPSAAQLEFARTRPSAKLAQFELGNAMALPFSTAEFDAAIMALVIFFVPLPARGVAEMVRVVRPGGLVAAYAWDFPGGGFPLEPVQAEMRAMGMTPLVAPHPEISRIDALTALWTQAGLRDVVTREIVVRRDFADFEDYWRTCLLGAALGAEVAGMAPDDAVLLKERVRQRVPARSDGRLTASAKANAVRGTRPPLA, from the coding sequence ATGGCAGAACGGCAAATCCAGTTCAACGACGGCGCCAGCTACGAACAGATGATGGGCAAATGGAGTCGGCTCGCCGGCGACATCGTCCTCGACTGGCTCGCTCCGGAACCGGGCCTGCGCTGGGTCGATATCGGCTGCGGCAACGGCGCCTCGACGCAGATGATCTATGATCGCTGCAGCCCGTCCGCGCTGAAAGGTATCGACCCCTCTGCCGCGCAACTGGAATTCGCACGGACGCGGCCATCGGCGAAGCTCGCGCAATTCGAACTCGGCAACGCCATGGCGCTCCCGTTCTCGACGGCGGAATTCGACGCCGCCATCATGGCGCTGGTCATCTTCTTCGTCCCCCTCCCGGCCAGGGGTGTCGCGGAAATGGTCCGGGTCGTACGCCCCGGGGGACTGGTCGCGGCCTATGCCTGGGACTTTCCCGGCGGCGGATTTCCGCTCGAGCCGGTCCAGGCGGAGATGCGGGCGATGGGGATGACGCCGCTGGTTGCGCCGCACCCCGAGATTTCACGGATCGACGCTCTCACTGCGCTCTGGACGCAAGCCGGCCTGCGCGACGTGGTAACCCGCGAAATCGTCGTCCGGCGCGATTTCGCGGATTTCGAGGATTACTGGCGGACATGCCTGCTCGGCGCAGCACTCGGCGCCGAAGTCGCCGGCATGGCCCCTGACGACGCCGTCCTGCTGAAGGAGCGCGTCAGACAACGCGTTCCCGCCCGGAGCGACGGCAGGCTCACCGCCAGCGCGAAGGCCAACGCCGTAAGGGGAACGAGACCGCCTCTCGCCTGA